One window of Dehalobacterium formicoaceticum genomic DNA carries:
- the tnpC gene encoding IS66 family transposase: MIKLPQKPQLNYREMSQADLAAHCEKQDKAIAELTQNMNRLIEMIRLNNHKKYGSSGDSVSYPEGMEQLCLFNEVEVTAQKGASEPTFEEATAKTPRKPKQKGKREQDFKDLKVTVIEHELPAEQQVCPVCDSPLHDMKVEITKTLKLVPAHFEVEEHRRHVYTCRTCEKNQGEGDKIPFVRADMPNLPIPGSFATPELIAGIINSKYTNAMPLSRIEREFDRMDSVRISRQNMSNWVLQCSEEYFSRIYTHMRSVLLSKDILHADETWTRVVQQDGRDSKKKCYIWVYCSGAHDEPIIYYEFHESRATESAKEFLKDYSGFLHSDGYEVYHRLGPGITVVGCLAHIKRKFTDAIKALSPEEQKKTVCFKGQEYCDYLFHIEKKYKDATPEERHNKRLTLLKPVMDAFLSWLKETKPLIVPKSQAYEAVNYALNQWPYFENILLDGRLELTNNLVERNIRPFTIGRKNWVTMKTDRGAHDSSMVYSIIQTALANDLKVYEYLVYLLKQMPNTNFNQFPELIEKFVPWSKELPANCYKTKN, from the coding sequence GTGATAAAGTTACCTCAAAAACCACAACTGAATTACAGAGAAATGTCACAAGCAGACCTGGCTGCCCACTGCGAAAAGCAGGATAAGGCCATTGCCGAACTGACTCAAAACATGAATCGCCTCATTGAGATGATTCGTTTGAATAACCATAAGAAGTATGGTTCCAGCGGTGATTCTGTATCCTATCCCGAGGGAATGGAACAACTCTGCTTATTCAACGAAGTTGAAGTCACTGCTCAAAAAGGAGCGTCAGAACCAACTTTTGAAGAAGCAACGGCGAAGACCCCTAGAAAACCCAAACAAAAGGGTAAGCGTGAACAAGACTTCAAAGATTTGAAGGTCACCGTCATTGAACATGAGCTTCCGGCAGAACAGCAGGTTTGTCCAGTGTGTGACAGTCCCCTACACGATATGAAGGTTGAAATTACTAAGACACTGAAACTTGTACCGGCCCATTTCGAAGTTGAGGAACACCGCCGTCATGTCTATACCTGCCGTACGTGTGAAAAAAATCAAGGCGAAGGTGATAAGATCCCTTTTGTTCGTGCTGACATGCCCAACTTGCCGATTCCCGGAAGTTTTGCTACCCCGGAGTTGATCGCTGGCATCATCAATAGCAAATATACCAATGCAATGCCACTTTCCCGGATTGAGCGGGAGTTTGACCGGATGGACAGCGTCAGGATCTCTAGGCAGAACATGAGCAATTGGGTACTCCAATGTTCGGAGGAATACTTTTCAAGGATCTATACCCATATGAGAAGTGTCCTTCTGAGCAAAGACATCTTGCACGCCGATGAAACTTGGACCCGTGTTGTGCAGCAGGATGGCAGGGACTCCAAGAAAAAATGCTATATCTGGGTTTACTGCAGCGGGGCCCATGATGAGCCAATTATCTATTATGAATTCCATGAAAGCCGGGCTACGGAATCGGCCAAGGAATTTCTAAAGGACTACTCTGGTTTCTTGCACTCCGATGGCTACGAGGTTTACCATCGTTTGGGGCCGGGAATCACGGTTGTTGGATGTCTTGCCCATATAAAGCGTAAATTTACGGATGCTATTAAAGCATTAAGTCCGGAGGAGCAAAAGAAAACCGTTTGCTTCAAGGGACAGGAATATTGCGACTACTTGTTCCATATCGAAAAGAAATACAAGGATGCTACCCCCGAGGAGCGTCATAACAAGCGCCTCACCCTGTTAAAACCGGTGATGGATGCCTTTTTGTCGTGGCTTAAAGAGACCAAGCCCCTCATTGTACCCAAATCCCAAGCTTATGAGGCCGTAAATTATGCGCTGAACCAGTGGCCATACTTTGAGAATATCCTTTTAGATGGTCGCTTAGAGTTGACAAATAATTTGGTGGAGCGAAATATACGTCCGTTTACAATTGGCCGCAAAAATTGGGTCACCATGAAAACTGATCGGGGTGCACACGATAGCTCGATGGTTTACAGTATCATACAAACTGCATTGGCCAATGACCTAAAAGTTTATGAATATCTGGTCTATTTATTGAAACAGATGCCGAATACAAATTTTAACCAATTTCCGGAACTGATTGAGAAGTTTGTTCCTTGGTCTAAAGAGCTTCCGGCTAACTGCTACAAAACTAAAAATTGA
- a CDS encoding S-4TM family putative pore-forming effector, whose product MSINERQNSELNLKRLAAQRQLYSDAKKMMHIQFAISGMAVIVFAIIGNIISKEYAVYITVLSILCVLFDELFLTKRIENLRLNAAIIQEDFDCDVLQIPFNYIKNSHGTMLETIQENSKKYLSKYKNFDLLVNWYPGMDMADLKYGRIICQSTNCWWNQKLREKYSYFLILSTATIFIVLLLIALFNGITLNGFIMSVISPILPGGVLVYKIHRDNKKAIQNLNDMKNKLDSIIERLRAKALYPDEKLLNDIRCLQDMIFENRSASPLIPDRFYFRYRDRYEDIAQTSNKEHSCNKQK is encoded by the coding sequence ATGAGCATTAATGAAAGGCAGAATAGTGAATTAAATTTAAAGAGACTGGCTGCTCAGAGACAACTATATTCTGATGCCAAGAAAATGATGCACATTCAGTTTGCTATAAGTGGAATGGCTGTTATAGTCTTTGCAATAATTGGTAATATCATAAGCAAAGAATATGCAGTCTACATAACAGTTTTGTCGATTCTCTGTGTACTATTTGATGAGTTGTTCTTGACGAAAAGGATTGAAAATCTTAGACTCAATGCTGCAATTATTCAAGAAGATTTTGATTGTGACGTACTACAAATCCCCTTTAATTATATAAAAAATAGCCATGGAACTATGTTAGAAACTATACAAGAAAATAGTAAGAAGTATCTTTCAAAGTATAAAAACTTTGACTTGTTAGTAAATTGGTATCCTGGAATGGATATGGCAGATCTAAAATATGGCAGAATTATTTGCCAAAGCACTAATTGCTGGTGGAATCAAAAATTAAGAGAAAAATACTCTTATTTTCTAATTCTTAGCACAGCGACCATTTTTATTGTTTTGCTATTAATAGCATTATTTAATGGCATCACGCTCAATGGATTTATTATGTCTGTTATTTCACCAATTTTACCTGGAGGCGTTCTTGTTTATAAAATTCACCGTGACAATAAAAAAGCAATTCAAAATTTGAATGATATGAAAAATAAACTTGATAGTATTATTGAAAGACTAAGAGCGAAAGCGTTGTATCCAGATGAAAAATTGCTAAATGATATTAGATGTTTACAAGATATGATTTTTGAAAATCGATCAGCGAGTCCTTTGATACCGGATAGATTTTATTTCAGATATCGTGATCGATATGAAGATATAGCACAGACATCAAATAAGGAGCATTCCTGTAATAAACAAAAATGA
- the tnpA gene encoding IS66 family insertion sequence element accessory protein TnpA produces MTLKEQSMIRRQQVKDYLASGQAAAAWCLENNLNITTLRYWVTKCNREANADPQQKTFIELKQTSIKEVPVIVKIGAVSIELYSGFQAETLREAIAAIYSI; encoded by the coding sequence ATGACTCTTAAAGAGCAGTCCATGATTAGGCGCCAGCAAGTAAAAGATTATCTTGCTTCCGGCCAAGCTGCAGCCGCATGGTGCTTAGAAAACAATCTAAACATCACTACACTCCGATACTGGGTGACCAAGTGCAACCGCGAAGCCAATGCTGATCCCCAGCAAAAAACCTTTATCGAGTTGAAGCAAACATCGATAAAGGAAGTTCCGGTCATTGTTAAGATCGGGGCAGTTTCCATCGAGCTGTATTCAGGCTTTCAAGCAGAGACTCTGCGCGAAGCTATTGCTGCTATTTATTCCATATGA
- a CDS encoding cobalamin B12-binding domain-containing protein, producing the protein MSKKILEQLTEAVLNGNDDLTKELVSQGIEAGLTPTEMINGMSPGAREAGRKFGTGEYFLPELMMAGEAMNAGVQSLIPYMTGDASPKSIGKVVIGSVEGDVHDIGKNVVAALLRADGFEVIDLGVDVSADVFIEAVKKEQPEILGIGSYMSTTLKGIEDTIDLLVKESLRDKVKVLLGGVAVFPQYVKRIGGDGFAEDAEGAVQEARRLLGGE; encoded by the coding sequence ATGAGCAAAAAAATTTTAGAGCAATTGACTGAAGCAGTTTTGAACGGTAATGATGATCTAACCAAAGAGTTGGTGAGTCAAGGGATTGAAGCAGGATTAACTCCAACAGAAATGATCAACGGGATGTCACCGGGGGCTAGAGAAGCAGGCCGGAAATTCGGAACAGGAGAATATTTTCTGCCAGAGCTGATGATGGCTGGTGAGGCAATGAATGCCGGTGTACAGTCACTCATTCCTTATATGACAGGTGATGCTTCCCCTAAATCTATCGGAAAAGTTGTAATTGGTAGTGTTGAAGGAGATGTCCATGACATCGGTAAGAACGTTGTTGCTGCGCTATTAAGGGCAGATGGTTTTGAGGTAATCGACTTGGGAGTAGATGTTTCAGCTGATGTGTTTATTGAAGCGGTAAAAAAGGAACAACCGGAGATTTTAGGCATTGGTTCTTACATGTCCACCACCCTAAAAGGGATTGAAGACACAATAGACCTTCTGGTCAAAGAATCTCTACGGGACAAAGTGAAGGTGCTGTTGGGAGGAGTAGCTGTATTTCCTCAATATGTGAAACGGATCGGTGGCGACGGATTTGCCGAGGACGCAGAAGGAGCTGTACAGGAAGCCAGAAGATTGCTCGGAGGTGAATAA
- a CDS encoding HD domain-containing protein — MKKSVSERYKDLKSIVIERKEQFDRVINFMEKETAWLTAPASTKYHLCKEGGLLEHSVNVAETMLKIKAAIAPEISDESCVIVALLHDLGKVGMPGNPQYLINEPSEKQKRYGYKPDYPYRFNSELTYLSVPVRSLYLALQHISLTEEEVQAIVYHDGQYVEDNRSCATHEEPLTLLLQYADSWSGFVIEK, encoded by the coding sequence ATGAAAAAAAGTGTATCGGAAAGATATAAAGATTTAAAATCCATTGTTATAGAGCGAAAAGAACAATTTGATAGGGTAATAAACTTCATGGAGAAAGAAACCGCTTGGCTAACAGCACCTGCAAGCACGAAATACCATCTCTGCAAAGAGGGTGGTCTTTTAGAGCACTCGGTAAATGTTGCTGAAACTATGTTAAAGATCAAAGCTGCTATTGCACCGGAAATAAGTGATGAGAGCTGTGTTATAGTAGCGTTGTTACATGATTTAGGCAAAGTGGGTATGCCCGGAAATCCGCAGTATCTAATAAATGAACCGTCCGAAAAACAGAAAAGGTACGGATACAAACCAGATTATCCATACCGTTTTAATTCTGAACTTACATATTTAAGTGTTCCGGTTAGGAGTTTATATTTGGCTCTCCAACACATCAGCCTTACAGAGGAAGAAGTGCAGGCAATTGTCTATCACGATGGACAATATGTTGAGGATAACCGTTCCTGTGCTACTCATGAAGAACCACTTACGTTACTTTTGCAGTATGCCGATAGCTGGAGTGGGTTTGTGATTGAAAAATAA
- a CDS encoding uroporphyrinogen decarboxylase family protein encodes MSSKEQMEMVKNIIAKRDRGERLLPIERIVLTVCQEHADRIPTGFLFTEWIVNRYGYSCSEAAADPEKHSDAIVKFFEEFDYDVVFPGIETTVVEAEILGCTLKRPKDSNPQIVKEAITCERDVEELEEKVAALDGRTEGRMPVRLELFKQLVKKTKGEYAVIATPMQPLPVAVQILGYPLAVKWMKTKPLLMHRVVEACTQAAIKFAQAFKETGIHGITPIAAWNSVPNFRPEQLWEFDTPYLARMIQSASPLPFIHYYWGLSHLGDDWTRFLARQVSTGTFVMTNLDPDPQQGPSRDLKTFRELANTFHKAYAVGVHTELIKEGTPEIIENRVKEYIKGLYPCNGGCMIEPCAIPQGSPVENVRAFIDALNKYGTFPINLNKLD; translated from the coding sequence ATGTCAAGTAAAGAGCAAATGGAAATGGTAAAAAACATCATTGCCAAAAGGGACAGAGGTGAAAGACTGCTGCCTATTGAGAGGATTGTTCTGACGGTGTGCCAGGAACATGCCGACAGGATCCCTACAGGCTTTTTGTTTACAGAATGGATTGTCAATCGGTATGGTTACTCCTGCAGTGAAGCGGCCGCAGATCCCGAAAAGCATTCGGATGCGATAGTGAAATTTTTTGAAGAATTCGACTATGACGTAGTATTTCCAGGGATTGAAACGACCGTTGTCGAGGCTGAAATCCTAGGGTGTACTTTAAAGAGACCCAAAGATTCAAACCCTCAAATTGTTAAAGAAGCAATAACCTGTGAACGTGATGTTGAAGAACTGGAAGAAAAAGTGGCAGCTTTGGACGGACGTACCGAAGGGCGTATGCCGGTCAGACTGGAACTGTTTAAACAGCTGGTGAAAAAGACAAAAGGTGAGTATGCAGTAATTGCCACGCCGATGCAGCCTCTCCCGGTGGCCGTACAAATCTTGGGATACCCTCTGGCCGTTAAATGGATGAAAACAAAGCCTCTTTTAATGCACAGAGTGGTTGAGGCATGTACCCAGGCAGCCATAAAGTTTGCTCAGGCTTTTAAAGAAACCGGGATTCATGGGATTACACCTATTGCAGCTTGGAACAGCGTGCCCAACTTTAGGCCGGAGCAGCTTTGGGAATTCGACACACCGTATCTGGCCAGAATGATTCAAAGTGCCAGTCCGCTGCCTTTCATTCACTATTATTGGGGCTTGAGCCATCTTGGTGATGATTGGACAAGGTTTTTGGCCCGCCAGGTTTCAACAGGAACATTTGTCATGACAAATCTTGACCCTGATCCTCAGCAAGGACCCAGCAGGGATCTGAAGACTTTTCGCGAGCTGGCCAATACTTTTCATAAGGCTTATGCCGTGGGAGTCCATACAGAGTTGATTAAAGAAGGGACGCCGGAAATAATTGAAAATCGAGTCAAGGAATATATCAAGGGGCTGTATCCATGTAATGGAGGTTGTATGATTGAGCCTTGCGCGATTCCCCAAGGGTCACCTGTGGAAAATGTCCGTGCGTTTATTGATGCTTTAAATAAATATGGGACTTTCCCCATCAATCTGAATAAATTGGATTAA
- a CDS encoding response regulator transcription factor has translation MAETIRLLVADDESLERAVIIETITSNARCDKNYHIQVFQAQDGNETMEILSRQDISVAFLDVRMPGKNGLDVAGQIKLHYPEVKFTFISAYGDYPMLRMALNLQAKDYLLKPVHRREIVNAFWKMVDPQNLISEKDEENTSEDINSWNPLDSTKRVINSAKSYVRQNLRKQLTLKEVADHVGFSMSYFSTLFSKEESMTFKEYVIQSRIERAKVLLENTNLPIKTIARETGFQDPDYFSKVFSQKVGTTPSSYHIQEGKEDDWKDLLNKL, from the coding sequence ATGGCAGAGACAATCCGATTATTGGTTGCGGATGATGAATCATTGGAGCGGGCTGTAATTATTGAAACTATTACCAGTAACGCAAGATGCGACAAGAATTACCATATTCAGGTTTTCCAGGCGCAAGATGGTAATGAAACAATGGAAATATTGAGCCGGCAGGATATTTCAGTGGCGTTTTTAGATGTACGGATGCCAGGGAAAAACGGATTGGATGTAGCGGGACAGATCAAGTTGCATTATCCAGAGGTAAAGTTCACATTCATATCAGCCTATGGTGATTATCCTATGCTGCGCATGGCCTTAAATCTGCAAGCTAAAGATTATCTCCTGAAACCGGTACACCGGCGAGAAATTGTCAATGCTTTTTGGAAAATGGTAGATCCTCAAAATTTGATATCTGAGAAAGATGAAGAAAATACTTCTGAAGACATTAATTCATGGAACCCTTTAGACTCAACTAAACGCGTCATTAACTCAGCCAAGTCATATGTTCGGCAAAACCTTAGAAAACAGCTGACATTGAAAGAAGTAGCCGACCATGTGGGATTTAGTATGAGCTATTTCAGTACTTTGTTCAGTAAAGAAGAGAGCATGACATTTAAAGAATATGTAATCCAATCTCGGATTGAACGGGCTAAAGTCCTTTTGGAGAATACAAATCTTCCCATCAAGACCATTGCCCGTGAAACCGGATTTCAGGATCCCGATTATTTCAGCAAGGTGTTCAGTCAAAAGGTTGGGACCACTCCTTCCAGTTATCACATCCAAGAAGGGAAAGAAGACGACTGGAAAGATCTACTAAATAAACTGTGA
- the tnpB gene encoding IS66 family insertion sequence element accessory protein TnpB (TnpB, as the term is used for proteins encoded by IS66 family insertion elements, is considered an accessory protein, since TnpC, encoded by a neighboring gene, is a DDE family transposase.): protein MSLNTAGLRIFLSCKPCDMRKSIEGLATLVQTQLQMDPFENCLYVFCNRACDKCKILHWSNNGWWLYYRKLSRGVFRWKFYENKQVLEVSERQFRWLLDGLSMDQPSAHKPVKQRIIL, encoded by the coding sequence ATGAGCCTAAATACTGCTGGCCTTAGAATATTCCTTTCTTGCAAGCCCTGCGACATGCGAAAGAGTATCGAAGGTCTTGCTACATTGGTCCAGACGCAGTTACAGATGGACCCTTTTGAAAACTGCCTTTACGTGTTCTGTAACCGGGCCTGTGATAAATGTAAGATCCTTCATTGGTCGAATAACGGCTGGTGGTTATATTATCGCAAATTGAGTCGTGGCGTTTTCCGATGGAAGTTTTACGAAAACAAACAGGTCCTTGAGGTCTCTGAACGGCAGTTTAGGTGGCTTTTAGATGGTTTATCAATGGATCAGCCATCCGCACATAAGCCTGTTAAGCAGCGGATAATTCTTTAA
- a CDS encoding IS110 family transposase produces MKYTQNEKILQITDETIIVGVDIASEIHYARAFDHRRVEIGKLLKFNNDAEGFRQFATWVRAIGEKSNKSKIMVGMEPTGHYWFNIAQQLKDHSMKIVLVNPFHVKRSKELDDNNPTKNDRKDPKTIAMLVIDGRYMEPYIPEGIYSELRTAMETRCQIVKQLNTIRNRVKRWLSIYFPEFNQVFGDWEGKAAMAVLRDFPTPVKILEKGVDGIIGRWKQDKLRAVGRKRAMGLLEAAKTSVGVREGIRAAENDLMILLENYEMYMQQYDRTMSLVEQLTKHIPGLEEMLKIKGVGLITAAGFIAEVGDISRFGHPRQIQKLAGLSLKENSSGKHKGKTSISKRGRRRLRSLLFQAIMPLVAKNQEFRELHQYYTTRSQNPLKKKQSLVLLSSKLIRVFFALLTKGVVYDPQKMMNDIKRPLLQEAA; encoded by the coding sequence ATGAAGTATACCCAGAATGAAAAGATTTTGCAAATCACAGATGAGACCATCATAGTTGGCGTGGACATAGCCAGTGAGATCCACTATGCCAGGGCCTTTGACCACCGAAGGGTGGAAATTGGGAAATTGCTCAAGTTCAACAATGATGCAGAAGGCTTTAGACAGTTCGCAACCTGGGTCAGGGCTATCGGAGAAAAAAGCAATAAAAGCAAAATAATGGTAGGTATGGAGCCGACCGGTCATTACTGGTTTAATATTGCTCAGCAACTTAAGGATCACAGCATGAAGATAGTGCTGGTGAATCCGTTTCATGTCAAGAGGAGCAAGGAACTGGATGACAACAATCCAACCAAGAATGACCGCAAGGATCCAAAGACGATAGCGATGCTGGTCATAGATGGCCGGTACATGGAGCCATATATTCCCGAAGGCATCTATAGCGAACTGAGGACGGCCATGGAGACACGCTGTCAAATAGTAAAGCAGTTAAATACAATTCGTAACCGAGTAAAACGGTGGCTGAGCATATACTTTCCAGAATTTAACCAAGTCTTTGGAGACTGGGAAGGCAAGGCTGCAATGGCTGTACTAAGAGATTTCCCCACTCCCGTGAAGATATTAGAAAAAGGTGTGGATGGCATCATTGGCCGCTGGAAGCAAGATAAACTTAGAGCAGTAGGTAGGAAACGAGCTATGGGGCTGCTGGAGGCTGCTAAGACTTCTGTAGGGGTACGGGAAGGTATCAGAGCTGCAGAAAATGACCTAATGATCCTGCTGGAGAACTACGAAATGTATATGCAGCAATATGACAGGACAATGAGCCTGGTGGAGCAGCTTACAAAGCATATACCAGGCTTGGAGGAAATGTTAAAGATCAAAGGTGTAGGCTTGATAACTGCAGCCGGATTCATCGCTGAAGTAGGCGACATAAGCCGTTTCGGGCATCCGAGACAGATACAAAAACTAGCGGGACTAAGCTTAAAAGAAAACAGCTCTGGGAAGCACAAAGGCAAAACCAGTATCAGCAAACGAGGGCGGCGCCGCCTAAGATCATTGCTATTCCAGGCAATCATGCCGTTAGTGGCTAAGAATCAGGAGTTTCGAGAACTGCACCAATACTATACAACCAGGAGTCAGAATCCGCTCAAGAAGAAGCAATCCTTAGTCCTATTGAGCAGCAAGTTAATCCGAGTATTTTTTGCACTATTAACCAAAGGGGTAGTCTACGATCCACAAAAAATGATGAATGACATCAAAAGACCATTACTACAGGAAGCAGCATAA
- a CDS encoding SMODS domain-containing nucleotidyltransferase, giving the protein MATTVIQAFNEFLKDIVNLDSDISKTARSSRDWLLGQISKFDEKDNTFPKLYSDINIHFGSFARKTKIRELDDIDLMIGLTGQGSTYTEYTDKIEINVGDDAKDLLNLCHDYTNKLNSKKVINKFVSACSNVPQYSNADIKRNQEAATLQLSSYTWNFDIVPCFMTTTNIYGVSYYLIPDGNGHWKKTDPRIDKERTSRINQTHDGNVLQVIRVMKYWNRRPTMPTMSSYLLETMILNYYEAKTTTANQYVDIELPDVIAYIHNNIMYDVNDPKNIQGNINKLTYDEKTKIKNKAYSDYYKAIDARQLEKDKDMKGSINKWREIFGDSFPKYE; this is encoded by the coding sequence ATGGCAACAACAGTGATTCAGGCATTTAATGAATTTTTAAAAGATATTGTTAACTTGGATTCGGATATAAGTAAAACTGCAAGAAGCAGTAGAGATTGGCTATTAGGTCAAATTTCCAAATTTGATGAAAAAGACAATACCTTTCCTAAATTATACTCTGACATCAATATACATTTTGGTTCTTTCGCAAGAAAGACAAAAATTAGAGAGCTTGATGATATTGACTTAATGATTGGTTTAACAGGTCAGGGATCAACATATACCGAATATACGGATAAGATTGAGATAAATGTAGGTGATGATGCCAAAGACTTATTAAATTTGTGCCATGACTACACAAATAAGTTAAATTCAAAAAAAGTTATTAACAAATTTGTATCTGCATGTTCCAATGTACCTCAATATAGTAATGCAGATATTAAAAGAAATCAGGAAGCAGCTACATTGCAGTTATCATCGTATACCTGGAATTTTGATATCGTGCCGTGCTTTATGACAACAACAAATATTTATGGTGTTAGTTATTATCTCATACCGGATGGGAATGGACATTGGAAGAAAACCGATCCCAGGATAGATAAAGAAAGAACATCAAGAATTAACCAAACTCATGATGGTAATGTATTGCAAGTGATTAGAGTTATGAAGTATTGGAATAGAAGACCTACTATGCCGACAATGTCATCATATTTGTTGGAAACAATGATACTAAATTATTATGAAGCTAAAACGACAACTGCCAATCAATATGTAGATATTGAATTGCCGGATGTTATTGCTTATATTCACAATAATATTATGTATGATGTAAACGATCCCAAAAATATTCAAGGCAATATCAATAAACTTACTTATGATGAAAAAACCAAAATTAAGAATAAAGCTTATTCTGACTATTATAAAGCCATAGATGCCAGGCAATTAGAAAAAGACAAAGATATGAAAGGTTCCATCAATAAATGGCGTGAAATATTTGGGGATTCTTTTCCTAAATATGAGTAA
- a CDS encoding histidine kinase: MVVVQSNDKALNKISTIIDRTYHLAEIISRETMLEISKMFFNVIGINIVFVDNRAVPISPPLGSFPNWCQSHFSDRKHFFQCLYCFETGLKNSYHNDRSKVYQGKCGLTLISAPLYARDNVLLGCLITSPVQLMEAESLTEGTNGPCGDYFKHLNTIPKISGDQFTAVATLISTLANYLTVSESLSRYQQELVSYQDRLLQEIQKTVNLEKEITEYQLMLKQAELRELQAKMNPHFLFNALNVIARLAFAEGAVETEGAVFALADVARYGIEGNIEMVFLKTELDHINSYLSIQRLRFGNRISVKILVEEEHLSVKILPFTLQPLVDNAFKHGFESVPGKHRLLIKVDEDIPGNRLLVYVIDDGAGIDTQRVTDGDHWCHCPGSSLENIHQRMRRLFGDAYGLQLQGPPDIEGTKATLIMPLFTSN; this comes from the coding sequence ATGGTAGTGGTGCAAAGCAATGATAAAGCTTTAAATAAAATAAGTACCATTATTGACAGGACATATCACTTAGCTGAGATTATTTCTCGGGAGACAATGCTGGAGATCAGCAAAATGTTTTTTAATGTCATAGGGATTAACATTGTCTTTGTTGATAACAGAGCGGTTCCCATATCTCCCCCATTAGGGTCCTTTCCAAATTGGTGCCAGAGCCACTTTTCAGACAGAAAGCACTTTTTTCAATGTTTGTACTGCTTTGAAACAGGTTTAAAAAACAGTTATCATAATGACCGTTCAAAGGTTTATCAGGGAAAGTGTGGCCTCACACTTATTTCGGCTCCTCTATATGCCCGAGATAATGTTCTTTTAGGATGTTTGATTACCAGCCCGGTTCAGCTTATGGAAGCGGAATCTTTGACTGAAGGGACAAATGGACCATGTGGGGATTATTTCAAACATCTGAACACTATTCCCAAAATTTCCGGCGATCAGTTTACAGCCGTTGCAACATTAATATCCACCTTGGCTAATTATCTTACAGTCTCAGAAAGTCTTTCCCGTTATCAACAAGAATTGGTGTCCTATCAAGACCGTCTGCTTCAAGAAATTCAAAAAACAGTCAATCTGGAAAAAGAAATTACTGAGTACCAGTTGATGCTAAAACAGGCGGAACTAAGGGAACTCCAGGCCAAAATGAACCCACACTTTCTCTTTAACGCACTAAATGTAATTGCCCGATTGGCGTTTGCTGAAGGAGCGGTTGAGACTGAGGGAGCTGTTTTTGCTTTAGCAGATGTGGCCCGCTATGGTATTGAGGGAAATATCGAAATGGTCTTTTTAAAAACGGAATTGGATCACATTAATTCTTACCTTAGTATCCAACGGTTAAGGTTCGGAAACCGGATTAGCGTGAAAATTCTAGTAGAAGAAGAACATCTAAGCGTAAAAATTCTTCCTTTTACTTTACAACCACTGGTAGACAATGCGTTTAAACATGGGTTCGAATCGGTCCCAGGAAAACACCGCTTATTGATAAAGGTTGATGAGGATATCCCGGGAAATCGTTTGTTAGTTTATGTAATAGATGATGGAGCAGGTATTGATACACAGCGTGTGACTGATGGTGACCACTGGTGCCATTGCCCAGGCTCCAGCCTGGAAAATATTCATCAAAGAATGAGACGACTGTTTGGCGACGCATACGGATTACAATTGCAGGGACCCCCGGATATCGAAGGGACTAAGGCCACATTAATTATGCCGCTGTTTACAAGTAATTAG